From Stegostoma tigrinum isolate sSteTig4 chromosome 4, sSteTig4.hap1, whole genome shotgun sequence, a single genomic window includes:
- the cln8 gene encoding protein CLN8, with protein sequence MITSVDKMNSFHEVDTPGNIFDMNYSSWNVRCTVIAAGFLFYFTIFILSHVLCLVLSATYCSLPAKEKVFWNLAVTRGVFGIQSMVAGLWALLKDSELHADKILGQRNWCWFNILTAIGFFMLENAALHGSNAVFKTFDMALAVHHFFAITGFATNLMWDNIGHYLPMMILLLEMSTPFTCISWILLKAGFAHLPLWKLNQWLMIHLFHCRMILTYHIWWVCWQNFEIIKLHVPVPQAVLFFSGLFLLTFIINPHWTRKKTMQLFNPVDWNFVKEKETGKRMNGEVKKVLKKTS encoded by the exons ATGATCACTTCAGTTGACAAAATGAATTCCTTCCATGAGGTGGACACTCCAGGAAACATTTTTGACATGAACTATTCTTCTTGGAATGTACGTTGCACTGTGATTGCTGCTGGCTTCCTATTCTATTTCACAATATTCATTCTTTCACATGTGTTATGCCTTGTATTGTCTGCAACCTATTGTTCTCTGCCTGCAAAAGAGAAGGTCTTCTGGAATCTTGCTGTCACTCGTGGGGTTTTTGGAATTCAGAGCATGGTTGCCGGTCTTTGGGCTCTCCTCAAAGATTCAGAATTGCACGCTGACAAGATTTTAGGGCAACGGAACTGGTGTTGGTTCAATATCTTAACAGCAATTGGCTTCTTTATGTTGGAAAACGCAGCTCTTCATGGGTCCAATGCAGTTTTCAAAACATTTGATATGGCTTTGGCTGTCCATCACTTTTTTGCCATTACTGGTTTTGCCACCAATTTGATGTGGGACAATATAGGTCATTATTTGCCCATGATGATATTATTGTTGGAAATGAGCACTCCATTCACTTGCATTTCTTGGATCTTGCTGAAG GCTGGTTTTGCACATCTTCCTCTCTGGAAATTAAACCAATGGCTCATGATTCACCTCTTCCACTGTCGTATGATCCTTACCTATCATATTTGGTGGGTGTGCTGGCAGAATTTTGAAATAATAAAACTGCACGTACCAGTCCCACAGGCAGTGCTGTTTTTTTCTGGACTTTTCCTGCTGACCTTCATAATCAATCCTCATTGGACACGTAAGAAAACAATGCAGCTTTTTAACCCGGTTGACTGGAACTTTGTGAAAGAGAAGGAGACTGGCAAGAGGATGAATGGCGAAGTgaagaaggttttgaagaaaacatCGTGA